DNA from Methanomassiliicoccus luminyensis B10:
TACCTTGTAATGCACAGCCCCTTACCGGAGCGCCCACGTCCGTCGCGGCGTTCATAGGCCGCACTTCCACCGGACCGGTGGACAAGGCGGTTCGAGTGCGTAGCTGGAGCGAGTTCACCAACACCTTCGGGGGAGCGCTCCCCGGGAGCGAGCTGAGCGTGAGCATCCGCCTGTTCTTCGAGAACGGGGGGACCGAATGCCAGGTGGTCCGGGTGGGAGGGGACGAGCCGATAGCGGCCGACGTCCTTGGCAGCAAGAGCGCAAGGACCGGCATGTACGCGCTGGACGCGGTCAGCGACGTCAACATATTGATCCTTCCGAGCGATACCGAGATCGACCTATCCGGGGCATGGGCCCCGGCATCCCAGTACTGCGCCCGGCGGGGCGCCTTCCTTCTCATAGATCCCCCGGCCGGATGGACCAGGGCCGGACGCGCCGAGGCGGCCCACAACCCGTACCTTGTCGACGAACTCCGTCGCGGGGCCGATCAGGACCATTGCGCGGCGTTCTATCCCCGCCTGATGGTAAGTGATGAAGGTGAGGCAAGGGCCGTGGGCCCCTCTGGAGCGGTGGCCGGGCTGATGGCCAGGACCGACGCCGAAAAGGGAGTATGGGCTTCCATGGCCGGCCTGGGGGCCGACCTGCGCTCCGTCGACCGCCTGGAAGTGGAGCTGGACGAACGGGAGGTCAACAATCTCACCGTCCAGGGAGTGAACCCTCTGCTTCGGAAGAACGGCAAGTGCGTATCGTGGGGCAATTTCACCTTCCGCAGTCTCTTCGAACCCCCCACCGGGCTGAGGTACATCCCCGTTGCCCGGACCAAGATGTTCTTAGAGGGATCGGTGCGCCGCGGGACCCAGTGGACAGCGTTCGAGCTGAACGACGAGGTGCTGTGGGCCAAGGTCAGGACCCATGTCACCGAGTTCATGCTGCGGCTGTGGCGCTTCAACGCGTTCGTCGGGGATGCTCCCAGCCAGTCGTTCTACGTCAAGTGCGACGCCGAGACCACTGCCATCGAGGACCGGGCCCGGGGGGTCCTGAACCTCCAGGTCGGCTTTGCCCCACTGAGGCCCGCCGAGTTCCTGGTGATCAGGGTTCAGTGCCAGGCCGTTCCCGCCGCGCCCCCTGCGCCGACGGTGGTCAGGCCCACGCTGAACGTCGGAAGGGTCATATCTTCTTCCGGCAGAACCACCAATCCAGGCAGCCGGACCTATCCTTGATGGCCATGGCGCCCTTGACGTCGGTGGGCGGGCGCTCCAGGACATCGGAGCCGATGAACTCGTTCTCGGGCCAGTTGGCCGGGGTGACCACGCCGTGCTCCTCCACCACTTTGAGGGCCTTGACGACCCGAAGGAGTTCCTCGATGTTCCGCCCCACGCCCTTGGGGTAGAACAGCACCGAGGCGATCTTGCCCTTGGGGTTCACGAAAAAGCACGCCCTTATCGCCCCTCCGTCCGGGTGGGGGTGGATGGTGCCGAACATGCTGGATATCTCTCTGAGGGAATCTGCGATGATGGGAAAGGTGATCTCCACGTCCAGCTTCTCCTTGATCCACTCCACCCACTTTATGTGCGAGAATAGGGAATCAGCGGACAGCCCGATGAGCTCGCAGTTGAGCTCGCGGAACTTCTGGTGGTTCATGGCAAACGAGGAGAACTCCGTCGTGCACACTGGGGTGAAGTCCGCGGGGTGGCTGAACAGCAGGAACCACTTTCCGGCGAAATGGTCCGGCAGGGATATGGGACCCATCGTGGTCTTCACCTTGATCTTCGGGAACGCCTCCCCTATGCTGGGGATGCACACTCTCTGAAGCTTTGGTTCGGCGGCATCTTCGGACATCAGCTGTTCTATGGGGTTCTTGAATAATAATAGGTTTCCCGAAACATATTGCGCTGCGATCCGTTACAGACCGTGCCCTGGGTTAGCCCGGATGTAGCGGCAAGTCCCATAACCTCGCAAGCGGTCGAAACTTTCCTTGAGCGAAGTCGGCAGCGGTCACGGGCATAATTCGATCATCATTCTCCTGGACGAGTGCGGGGACCTGGGGCGCTCTCCGAACAGTTCACGGCATTTCGTCGTAGCGGCCATGATGGTCCGGGACCCCCACGAGCTGGTCCAATCGATAAAGAACGCCCGAAGGAAGCTGGGCAAGAGGGGGACTGGAAAAGAGAGCTCAAGTTCAACAACACGGTGGACCCGATAAAGGAGCTGATACTGGAAGGCGTGGCAGAGCCAGATCGCCTGGGTATCATTCGAAAAGGACAAGATGGCATCGGCGCTGCTGAAGAATGAGAAGCTTCTGTATCTGATGGCCTGTGACCCGGTGCTCGGCGAGATATTTCGACGCACACCGACAAAAAGAATGCACGTGATAGACAAGCGTTACACGAACAAAGTGGAACGCGATAGGATCGATGAGCATATTTGGGACCTGGTCGAGGATAACCACGCTGGATACCTCATACTGCAGATCCTGGTGAACCAATATGATTCAAAACTGAGCTGAGCAAAGAGTTGCAGATCCATGATTTTGCGGTAGGCGCTATTTATCAGCGCATTGAAAGAGGCGTTGACAAATATTTTGATCTCATCAAAAGCAAAATCGTTTTTCATCAAGAACTAAAAATATGAGGCAGCCCCTGGCCGGAATCTTGCAGCGATCATAGTCGACAGTAGGATTCGAACGGTGGTTGGGGCGATAAGTTAGAGTAGAGGCCGAACGTTGGTCCTGACGGGACTTCGATGGCAGAGGTAAAGGATTTCGCCGGAAAGACGCTTGAGTGGGCCCGGAAGGGCATCATGGACCGCAACTACGAACTGCGAGGCGGGAACGAGATCGTCGCCACTATCACCTGGACAAAGATATGGGGGACCCTGGCGGAGGGCACCATAGGCGGCATCAAGTACACGCTCAAGCGCAACGGGTTCTTCAACCCCTACATTACCGTGAGGAAGCCGCCCTTCGACGAGGACGTGGCCCGCTTGGACATGAAGATCGGCGGCAACGGGACCCTGCAATTCCCGAACGGCAAGAGGTACTCTTTCCAGAAGATGTCCTTCTGGGGGTTCAAGTGGTCGTTCACCAACGAGAACGGCGATCTCATCATGACGGTGGGCGCGCCGTCGCTGGTGAAGAGCAAGGGAGAGATCGTCATCGAGCCGGGAGCGGCC
Protein-coding regions in this window:
- a CDS encoding phage tail sheath family protein gives rise to the protein MDRLSYPSVHVQQIPCNAQPLTGAPTSVAAFIGRTSTGPVDKAVRVRSWSEFTNTFGGALPGSELSVSIRLFFENGGTECQVVRVGGDEPIAADVLGSKSARTGMYALDAVSDVNILILPSDTEIDLSGAWAPASQYCARRGAFLLIDPPAGWTRAGRAEAAHNPYLVDELRRGADQDHCAAFYPRLMVSDEGEARAVGPSGAVAGLMARTDAEKGVWASMAGLGADLRSVDRLEVELDEREVNNLTVQGVNPLLRKNGKCVSWGNFTFRSLFEPPTGLRYIPVARTKMFLEGSVRRGTQWTAFELNDEVLWAKVRTHVTEFMLRLWRFNAFVGDAPSQSFYVKCDAETTAIEDRARGVLNLQVGFAPLRPAEFLVIRVQCQAVPAAPPAPTVVRPTLNVGRVISSSGRTTNPGSRTYP
- a CDS encoding peroxiredoxin, coding for MSEDAAEPKLQRVCIPSIGEAFPKIKVKTTMGPISLPDHFAGKWFLLFSHPADFTPVCTTEFSSFAMNHQKFRELNCELIGLSADSLFSHIKWVEWIKEKLDVEITFPIIADSLREISSMFGTIHPHPDGGAIRACFFVNPKGKIASVLFYPKGVGRNIEELLRVVKALKVVEEHGVVTPANWPENEFIGSDVLERPPTDVKGAMAIKDRSGCLDWWFCRKKI